In Sphingobacteriaceae bacterium, the following proteins share a genomic window:
- a CDS encoding PhnA protein: METKDSNGNILADGDSVTLTKDLKVKGSSIVLKRGKTVKNIKLTEDPAEVDCRVDGSSIVLRTEFLKKI; this comes from the coding sequence ATGGAAACAAAAGATAGTAATGGCAATATTCTTGCAGATGGAGATTCAGTAACACTTACAAAAGACCTCAAGGTAAAAGGATCTTCCATCGTTTTAAAAAGAGGCAAAACGGTTAAGAATATTAAGCTTACGGAAGATCCGGCAGAAGTAGATTGTCGTGTTGACGGAAGCAGTATAGTTTTAAGAACAGAGTTTTTGAAAAAAATTTAA
- a CDS encoding cyanophycinase → MAPKGKLLIIGGHEEKGDEEESLNVVKRVKGYEPFEILGSLINKTAGSETIIEIITSASSVPEEIEEWYLEAYKREGFHKIGFLHMDKWTRDEETVYLERIKKAHAVFFTGGDQVKLVKTIKGSEILKAVIKKYQEDEQFILAGTSAGAMSLSDIIIEDGLIGEVLFKDDLQIGKGFGLISNMIVDTHFIQRGRFARLAQAVIQNPSCLGIGLSENTSLLISGENEAECKGSGMVIIIDASKMGQNNGNDANENTAIVAENLTVHILADSCKFFLKDKKFVMA, encoded by the coding sequence ATGGCACCAAAAGGAAAGCTTCTGATTATTGGGGGACATGAGGAAAAAGGGGACGAAGAAGAAAGCTTAAACGTTGTAAAACGCGTAAAAGGCTATGAACCTTTTGAAATACTTGGCTCTCTTATTAATAAAACCGCCGGGTCAGAGACGATAATCGAAATTATCACATCTGCTTCCTCCGTTCCTGAGGAGATAGAAGAGTGGTACCTTGAAGCTTACAAGCGAGAAGGCTTTCATAAAATTGGCTTCTTACATATGGATAAGTGGACAAGGGATGAGGAAACGGTCTACCTCGAACGCATTAAAAAAGCACACGCCGTTTTTTTTACCGGGGGCGATCAGGTAAAACTGGTTAAAACTATAAAAGGAAGCGAAATTCTTAAAGCTGTTATAAAAAAATACCAGGAAGACGAACAATTTATACTTGCGGGTACCAGCGCCGGAGCCATGTCTCTCTCTGACATTATTATTGAAGATGGTTTGATCGGTGAAGTTCTTTTTAAAGACGATTTGCAGATAGGAAAAGGATTTGGTTTGATTAGTAATATGATTGTAGACACACATTTTATTCAGCGCGGCCGCTTTGCAAGATTAGCGCAGGCAGTGATACAAAATCCTTCCTGTCTGGGGATTGGTCTGAGTGAAAATACATCGTTGCTAATTAGTGGTGAGAATGAAGCAGAATGCAAAGGTTCGGGTATGGTTATTATTATAGATGCCAGTAAAATGGGGCAGAATAATGGTAACGATGCCAACGAGAATACGGCAATAGTGGCTGAAAATCTCACCGTGCATATCCTTGCAGATAGTTGCAAGTTCTTTTTAAAAGATAAAAAATTTGTTATGGCCTAA